A DNA window from Sphaeramia orbicularis chromosome 22, fSphaOr1.1, whole genome shotgun sequence contains the following coding sequences:
- the itgb1bp1 gene encoding integrin beta-1-binding protein 1 has protein sequence MFRKVKKRHSSSSSQSSEISTKSKSVDSSLGGLSRSSTVASLDTDSTKSSGNSASDTCAEFRVKYVGAIEKLQFDMSKTLQEPLDLINYIDAAQQDGKLPFVPGDEEMILGVSKYGVKVASLDQCDVLHRHPLYLIVRMLCYDDGLGAGKNLLALKTTDANQEECSIWVYQCSSSDQAQSICKVLSTSFDCALMSDKS, from the exons ATGTTCCGGAAAGTCAAAAAgcgccacagcagcagcagctcccaAAGCAGTGAGATCAGCACCAAAAGCAAA tCTGTGGACTCCAGTTTGGGAGGCCTCTCCAGATCCAGCACCGTCGCCAGCCTTGACACAGATTCCACAAAGAGTTCAG GTAACAGTGCATCAGACACGTGCGCTGAGTTCAGGGTCAAGTATGTGGGAGCCATCGAGAAGTTACAGTTTGACATGAGCAAAACCCTCCAGGAGCCTTTGGACCTCATCAATTATATCGATGCTGCTCAG CAAGATGGAAAGCTGCCCTTCGTTCCCGGAGACGAGGAGATGATCCTGGGAGTGTCCAAGTACGGAGTCAAAGTGGCCTCACTCGACCAGTGT GATGTGCTGCATCGCCACCCGCTCTACCTGATTGTACGTATGCTGTGTTACGACGATGGCCTCGGTGCAGGGAAGAACCTGCTGGCTCTTAAAACCACCGATGCAAACCAGGAGGAGTGCAGCATCTGGGTCTATCAGTGCAGCAGCTCA GATCAGGCCCAGTCCATCTGTAAGGTGCTGTCGACCTCCTTCGACTGCGCTCTGATGTCAGACAAATCCTGA